From Lewinellaceae bacterium:
TGACCCTGGACGGCCAATGGGGACCTCATACATCGTACACAGCCCTGGCCACCGTTGGACCCGTGCATCGTACACAGCCCCAGCAATCTTTGTCCAACGTTAGACGGGTAGGCCCCCGGCCTTTTCCTGGTATTTTGTCCAAAAGCTAATTTTATCCGCCATGCAAACCAACACACTCCTCCATCTCGCTATTGGGCTGATCCTTGCGCTGTTGGCCAGCAGCATCGCGCCCACCCCCCCGCTTTCTTACCGCATTCTTCAGGACAGCAAGCTGTTTCTGGAAGGAACCACCAACGTAAACGCCTTCGTTTGCAGGTGCGCCTGCGTGCAATCCTTGCCCGAGCTCCAATTTGAAATGGAGGTAAAAGAAGAAAGCCACAAGGCCGTTTTCGACCAAGCCCGGCTGAGCATCCGCACCACCGACCTGGATTGCGGCAACCGGAATATGAACAAGGACCTGCACGAGGCCCTCAAGGCCAGCCAATATCCCTCCATCACCATCGCCATTCAGGAAGCGGGGCTGCATGCCGGCGCCGCCCTGTCCGGCGGGCACGAATGGGCCAACATCGCCGCCCGGGCCAGGCTTACTGTCGCCGGCGTCGAGCGCACCGCCCTGCTCCAGGTGAAAGCCCGGCAAACCGGCCCGGATACCTACCGCTTCCTCAGCCAGTACACCATCAAAATGACCGATTTCAACATAGCCCCCCCTACCGCCATGCTGGGGCTGATCAAGGTAAACGACGAGATAGAGATTCATTTCGACCTGTCTGTGGCGGTGGAGGAAGCCAGGTAACAGGGTTTAATGGTTCTCCATTGAGGTGTTGCTTATTTTGCGATGTTTAGGCACGACGAAAGAATAAACTGTCCATTCTGGCTTGTCCTTTTTGCGCCATGCTGCGTTGCTCATCACTCAGGTAGCTTTGGCTATCCTCATTCTTCGCGCCTTGCCTGGCACAAAAATTACTGCCCCATAATTGAACACTTTATTCTTTCCTCGTGCCTTATTAAACTGCTTTTCTATCTTTGGGTTAACAAAAAAGTACCCTCTGAAAATGACCGCAGTACATCGCTTTACCCTCCTGTTGCTGCTCTTTGCGGCTCAGCCTGGCTTCCCGCAAAACGCTTCCAACATGAAAATATCAGAAATCCGGGACGGCTGGCAGTTCCGCCAGTCCAATACCGGCAGCTGGTTGCCCGCCTCGGTTCCGGGCAGCGTCCATACCGCCCTGATGGCCAATGGCATCAT
This genomic window contains:
- a CDS encoding YceI family protein translates to MQTNTLLHLAIGLILALLASSIAPTPPLSYRILQDSKLFLEGTTNVNAFVCRCACVQSLPELQFEMEVKEESHKAVFDQARLSIRTTDLDCGNRNMNKDLHEALKASQYPSITIAIQEAGLHAGAALSGGHEWANIAARARLTVAGVERTALLQVKARQTGPDTYRFLSQYTIKMTDFNIAPPTAMLGLIKVNDEIEIHFDLSVAVEEAR